The following nucleotide sequence is from Saccharothrix texasensis.
CCTGGCGGCGCGGGTGCTGCGCGAGGGCATGGGCCCGTACGCCGACGAGGTGCTGGACAAGATGATCTCGCCGGCCAACGTCGTCGCGCTGCCCGCCGTCGCCGAGCACGTGCTGGGGATGATGCGCGGCACGTCGCCGGAGGGCGCGGCGGCGGGGTGGCGCGGACGTGCGGAACGGCCCGACTACCTGGATTCGCTGTCCCGCGTCGCCGTGCCGGCGCTCGTGGTCGTCGGCGAGGAGGACGAGTACACGCCGGTCGCCGTGGCCGAGCGGATGCACGCGGCCATCCCCGGCTCGACGCTCGCGGTGATCCCCGGCGCGGGCCACCTGCCCAACCTCGAACGGCCGGCGGAGTTCACCGACGCGGTCGAGCGGTTCCTGGCCACGCTCTGAGAGGCGGGCCTCAGGCGGCGGGCCTGCTGGGGGTGCGGACACCGCACAGGAGCCGGTCGCGCGGCAGCGCGGCCGGCGCGGGGCGCAGCTCGTCGGCGACCCGGGCGGCCGAGGGGCGGCGGCTCGGGGACTGCGACGTCATGAGCGCGATCAGCCGGCCCAGGCCGGCGGGCACCTCCTGCGGCACCCTGGGCGGGCGGTGCAAGCGGGCGATCGCGGCGTCCACCCGGTTGCCCGGGTACTCCCGGTAGCCGGTCAGGCACTCCAGCAGCAGCAGGCCGAGGGAGTAGACGTCGGCGGGCGGACCGACCTCCTCGCCGCGCACCTGCTCCGGCGCCAGGTAGGCGGCGGTGCCGACGACCTCCCTGGTCTTGGTGACGCGGGTCGAGCCGAGCGGGTGGGCCAGGCCGAAGTCGGCCAGGTAGGCGGTGTCGGAGCCGTCGAGCAGGACGTTCGACGGCTTCACGTCCCGGTGCACGACGCGCTGCTCGTGCACGTGGGCGAGGGTGTCGGCGACCTGGTGGCCGAGAGCGCGCGCCTGCACGGGCGTGAACGTGCCGTCGAACAGCCGGTCGCGCAACGTCGTGCCCTCGACCAGCTGCATGACCACGTACGACGTCCCGTCGCACGAGCCGACGTCGTAGACCGACAGCAGCCCGGGGTGCGACAGCCCGGCCAGCGTGCGGACCTCGTTGTCGAACCGGCGCCCGTCCACCTCGTCGCCGTGGAACACCTTGACCGCGACGAACCGCCGCAGCAGCAGGTCCCACCCCCGGTGGACCTCGGCCGTGCCGCCCACGCCGAGCTTGCCCGTCAGCTGGTAGCGACCTTCGAGCACGCGGTCCTCGGTGGCCAACGACATGGCCCCACCCTTCGGTCGCCTATCCGGACGTCTGCCGAATTCCCGCCCGGCGAGGTGGTCAAACCGCCGGCCCCCGTCAGAGGACGTCCAGGCGCGGCGCGGCGGACGCGGACTGCGCGGCCTGGGCCACGGCCTGCGCGTCGGCGAGGTTGTGCACGCGGACGGCCATCGCGGGCACGGCCCGTTTCGTCGGTTTCGTCATGTAGACGGCGAAGACCGATCTTGACCACGTCCGGTCCGAGCGTGCCGACGTTGGAGATCACGTAGACGTAGCCCGCCCGCACGTTCGCCGCGCGGCGCTCCACCCCCGTGATCGGGTCGTCGACCGCCGCGAGTTGCTCCCGCGCCCGCGCCGGCCCCTCGGCGTCGCCCTTCGCCTCCAGCCGCGTCGCGCTCGGCCTCGGCCTTGGCCTTGACCAGGGAGTCGGCGGTCAGGTCGATCTCGTGCAGCCGCTGCCGGTGGTAGTCCGGCGAGATGACGATGCGCATCAGCGCGCCGAGCTTGCCGATGGTGATGTCGCGGCCCGGCTTCTGCCCCTCCTTGAGCGACCCGTTCACCGCCCAGTCGACCTGGCAGGCCAGCGCGTCGTCCAACGGGTGCTCGTACTCGCAGACCCCGACCTCCTGCAGCAGGGCGAGCTCACGGGTCTCGACCAGCTGCGCCCGCCAGGCGCCGGCCTCGGCCACGAGCCGCCGCCGGGACTCGGCGAGCGTCGCGCAGGTGGCCCACCCACCCGCTCAGCTCGGCGATCGTCGCGTGCGCCGAGGCCGGCTGCTGCTGGAGCGCGGCGACCTCCGCGCTCTCCTTGTTGCCGAACAGTGCCACCCTGGTCCTCTCCCGGAGCCACGCCCGGAACCACGCGGGGCTCCGGGCCGTGTCACCGTGGATCGGCCTCCGGACCGCCCGCGTCACAGCGCGCGGCGGGCACGGGCGGACCGCTCACCGACCGGCCTGACCGTCACCGGCGCAGCGCGGCGCACCGCTCGGCGCCCGGGCAGTTCCGCAGCAGCCGCACCTGCGGCGGGATGGTGATGGTGGCCGGTGGCGCGGTGGCGTTGCCCGGCCAGCGGATCGACACGGCCATGGCCGAGGCGTTGTTCGCGTAGGACTTCTCGACCAGGGTGCGGTCGCCGTTGACGACGTTCACCACGTCGTACACACCGGACGGCACCGCGGTGATGTCCAACCACTGGAAGTCGACGGTGTGCAGGTAGTCGTCGCCGTGGCCGACCGAGATCCCCTGCACCACGCTCAATGCCCCCGGCGAGTGGTGGCCGCACCGGTTCACCTGCAACGCCGCCGCCAACCGGCTCTGCGGGCTGTCGTCCGCGGTCGGGCGGTTCGGCAGCCGGTCGCGGGTCTCGTACCGGTCGCCGAGGCAGAAGCCGGTCTTCCGGTCGGTGACCACCGTGTCACCCGAAGGTGTGCGGAGCTGGAAGTGCTCGAAGCCGAGCAGGTGCCAGTGCTCGTGCGTCGCCGCCGGCTCGTAGTACAGGGTGGCGGGCACGGGGTGCTGCGCCTGGTCGTAGGCCATCGGGATCGAACCGTCCACAGCGGACTGGAACGCCTGCCGCGCGGTCATCTCCCGCTGCCCGGCGTCCGCCCGGCTGCCGTGGATCAGCAACGGCCCGTCGCCGACGTTGTCCGCCGATGTGGTGAACCGCAGCCGGACTGCCCCGATCGGGCCCACTTGCACGCACTCGCCGTTCGGCGCGGCCGGGTCGGCGACCGGGCACACGTCCCAGTCGACGCACCACGACGGGTTGCCGGAGAACCCGCCGCCGCACCCCACCGGGGCCTGCCGCAGGTCCGGGAGCAGCACCTGATCGGCCCCCTGCGCGTGCGACGGCCCCACGCCCGCCGCCACGAGCACCGCCGTGGTGATCAACGCCAGGTGTCTTCGCATCATCGAACTACCCGTCCACTCCAGAATGATCCACTCACCAACCTACTGAGCCGCACCGACAACTCGGGCCCAGCCACGGTCAAGTTCACTCGATCGACTGAGGCACAAGGGAAATCGACCACGGGGACTCTAACCTTCACCGCGATCGCGCCCCGGGCGCGCGTCGTCCGCGACTGGAGGTGGGTCCGATCGACCAGGGAGTCCCCGGCACCGTCACGATGGTGTGCGGCACCAGGCCGGAGCTGATCAAGCTCGCGCCGCTGATCCGCGTGATGGGCGCCAGCGCCACCGTCGTCTACACCGGACAGCACTACGACACCGCGATGTACCACCGGATCCGGCAGGACATCGGCCGCCCGGGGCGGTTCCACGAGCTGTCCGTCGGCGGCGGCACGCGCGGCGGCCAGCTCGGCGCGGCCGTCGCGGCCGTGGACGAGCTGCTGGCGCGGCACCCGACCAGGGCGGTGATCGTGCAGGGCGACACGACGTCCGCGCTCGCCGGCGCGTTGGCCGCCAACGCCAACGACGTGCCGCTGGTGCACGTCGAAGCGGGGCTGCGCAGCTTCGACCGGGCGATGCCCGAGGAGCACAACCGGGTCGCCATCGACCACCTCGCCGACCTGTGCTGCGCGCCGACCCCGCTCAACCACGCCAACCTGGTGGCCGAGCGCGTCCCCGAGGAGCGCATCGCGGTCACCGGCAACACCGTGGTCGAGGCCCTCGTGACGGCGCTGCCCGGCCGGGACGAGGAGGCCGTCGTCCTGGCCGCGCACGAGCTCGAGCGCGACGGCTACGTGCTGGCCACCGTGCACCGGCCGGAGAACGTGGACGACCCGGTCAGCCTGGAGGCGATCCTGCGCGAGCTGAACCGCCTGCCGCTGCCGGTGGTGCTGCCCCTGCACCCGCGCACGGCCAAGCGGGTCGAGGCGTTCGGCCTGACCGCGCTGCTGCGCCCGCTGAAGGTGGTCGAGCCGCAGGCCTACCCGGCGTTCCTGGCGCTGGCCCGGTGCGCCGCGGTGGTCGTGTCCGACTCCGGCGGCATCCAGGAGGAGGTCAGCGTCCTCAAGCGGCCGGTGGTCGTGGTGCGCCGCAGCACGGAGCGCCCCGAGATCGAGGGCACGTTCGGCACCCTGGTGCCGCCGGGACCGCGGGTGCGCGCGGAGGTGCTGCGGTGGCTGGACGACGTGGCGGGCCACCGGGAACGCCTGGAGCACATCCCGTCGCCCTACGGCACCGGCTCGCCGTCGGCCCGGATCGCCGCCGCGCTCCGGCGACTGGTCGGCGGCGAACCGGTGCACGCCCGGCAGCTCAGCCCGGAACGGGTTGTGGTGCCCCCGCCAGCTTCTCGGCGACCCGTCGCGCCAGTCCCGCACTCGAGTTCCAGCTCGTGACGTCCGGGTAGACGTGCGCGGTGGTCGCCAGCAGCAGCGGGGTGCCGGCGACCACCACCGGGGGCCGCTGCGCCAGGTAGCCGAGCGGGTACACCGGTTCCACGAACGGGGCCTTGAACACCCGCACGTCCTCCACGTCCTCGCGGCACACCGAGGGGTGCAGCGCCAGCAGCTGCGACGTCCACCGCGCCGCGATCGCCGCGTCGTCCTCCTGGAACAACGCGGACTCCCGGTCGGTGTACCGCATCGCGTAGACGAGGTGCCGCCCGTCGTACCGCTCCACGCCCGCCAGCGGGGTCATCTGGATCAGGCCGTCGAACTCGGTGCCGGACCGCACCACCGGCGTCCAGTAGTGCCCCGACAGCGGCCGGCGCAGGAAGAACAGCGCGTTCACCACGCCCTGGTACGGCAGCCGCACGTCCGGCAGCCGCGCGGCCAGGTCCTCGTCGGCGAGCTGCCGCAGCGACGGCAGGGGCAGCGTCGACACCACGTGGTCCGCCGTCACCGACTCGCCGCCGTCCAGGACGATCCGCACCCGCCCGTCGGTCACGCCCATCCGCCGCACCGGCGCGCCCAGCCGCACCACGCCGCCGCCGGCCTCGATCGACGCCCTGAGCGCGTCGATGACGGCCCGGTAACCGCCCTCGGGGTACCCGCGCACCGACACGGCCCCCTCGCGCCCCAGGCGCTGCCACAGGTACAGCGCGGGCACGTCGCCGAACCGCGCGCCGAACTTCGCGCCGAACAGGGGCGCGAGCAGCAGCTCCCACACCCGGTCGCCGTACAGGCCGCGCAGCCAGTCCTCGGTGCGCGTGCCGTCGAGGTCCTTGCCCCGGCCCAACCGCCGCAGCAGCACCGAGACCGCGCCGAACCTCAGCCGGTCGAGCACGCCCAGCGGGGTGAACCCGAGCAGGTCCCGGGCCGTGTTGAACGGGAACGCGCGGCCGTCCACGACCATGCCCATCCGGGTGGGCCGCCACGTGACCGAGTCGCGCAGCCCCAGCTCGTCGAGCAGGTCGAGCAGGTGGTCGTCGGTCGGCATCACGCAGTGGTAGAAGCGCTCCACCCAGCGGTCGCGCCACGCGAAGAACGTGCCGAGGCCGCCGAGCTGGTCGCTGCCCTCCAGCAACGTCACCCGCGCGCCGGTCCGCACCAGCCGGTGCGCGGCGGCGAGGCCGCAGATGCCGCCGCCGACCACCACCACGTGCCCGCCGTCCGCCGGCCGCATCACAGCGCCCGGTACGGCGCGGGCGTGAGCCGGTCGCGGACCAGCAGCTTCAGGTACTGCCCGATGGTGCGGACGAGCCGGATCTTGCTCGGGCCGTGCTTGCGGTCGTAGCGCAGGGCCAGCGGCACCTCGGTGACGACCGGCCGGCAGTGCCGCAGCTTGAGCAGCAGCTCGACCATGCACGCGAACCCGCGTTCCTCGATCAGCCGCTCGCCCCAGTGCCGCTCGGCGCGGGCCAGCAGGCTGACCCGGTAGGCGCGGAAGCCGCTGGTGCAGTCGCGGACGCCGTCCACCCGCAGCACGCGGCGGAAGAGCACCGCCGCGCCGCGCGAGAGCAGCCGGCGCAGCGGGGGCGCGGTCGCGTCGTCGCCGCCGTCGACGAACCTGGAGCAGATCACCACGTCCGCGCCCGCCGAGATCTCCTGCTCCATGCGGTGGATCAGGGCCGGGTCGTGGGTGTCGTCGGCGTCCATCACGACGACGACGTCCTCGTCGCCGGCCTCGGCCAGCACGGCGCGCAGCCCCGACTGGACGGCCTGGCCGAGGCCGAGGTTGACCGGGTGGCTGACCAGCCGGACGTCCAGGCCCGGCCAGCCGTCGGCGACGACGTCGGCGGTGCCGTCGGACGAGCCGTCGTCCACGACCCAGGCGGTGAGCTTCCCGGCGAGGGCGGCCTCGGCGAGCCGGGTCAGCAGCGGCGGCAGCGACGCCGCCTCGTTGTAGGCGGGCAGCACGACGTGGGCGCGGGCGTGGGTGCGCGGGCCGTCGGAAAGGACCGGTCCGGCCTCTTCCGACGCGGTGCGCACGTCTCCTTCATCGACGCTCAATGGGCCCCATTTCACTGGATGGCGGCTGACGGTCCAGAATTATTCGCCTCCGGACCGCCACGGGATTCGACCGCCCCGGTGGCTTTCCGTCGCACGTCTGGATGAATTACCGCAGGGTCCGAGCCGGACCGTCACCCACAAAGGAGAATAGGCATCACCGACAGAGTGAACGAGAGCCGATGAATCACGCTTGATATACACCGAGTGAGCAGAGAGTCCCGTTCGGATGATCTCGAACGGGTGACCAGATAAATCGGGTTCATGGTGGGAAGGACGTCGTCCGTATGTGGTGTGGCGTGGGCGGGACGCGCTCGGTCCCTGGCAAGGGCGGTCAGCGGTGAACGGGGTCGGCTCGGCGGTCACCCCGACCCCGGTGTCCAGGTGGCGGCACCAGCGACCGCGCGAGGCGTCGGGGTCGGACCTGCTGCGGCGGGTGAACGCGGTGGCGGTGCTGCTGGTCGCGGTGGACCTGACCGCGGTGGCCGCCGTGGCGGCCCGGTACTCGCCGGGCGCGCGGTGGACCGCGGTGGTGGCGGCGGCGCTGCTCGGCGTGCGGGCCGCGTGCCGGCTGTACCGGCGGCGGCTGTGGCTGTCCTGGTTCCACGACCTGCCGCGCTCGCTCGCCGCGACGGCCGTGGCGTTCGCCCTGGTCACGCTGGCCGGCCTGGTCGGCGGCGCGCCGCCGGGGACCACCCTCGCCACGCAGTGGGCGGTGCTGGCGTTCGCCGCGCTGAGCGAACCGGCGCGGCTCGTCGTGTTCGCCTTCGGCCGCTGGTGCCGGCGGAGGTTCGACCGCTGCGACCGGACGATCGTGGTCGGCGCCGGGAAGGTCGGGGTCGACCTGGTCGGCGCGATGCTGGCGCACCCGGAGTTCGGCCTGCGCCCGGTCGGCTTCGTCGACCCGGAGCCCGCCCTGGACCGCGCCGCCCTGCCGGTCGGCCTGGTGGACGAGGACCTGGCCGACGCGATCACCCGGCTGGGGGTCGGCACGGTCGTGCTGGCGTTCTCCCACGCCCGCGAGTCGTCGGTGGTCGACTCGGCCATCACCGCGCACCGGCTCGGCTGCACCACCCTGGTCGTGCCCCGGATGTTCGAGCTGTACCAGGACGGGCCCGACATCGAACGGCTGCGCAGCTACCCCCTGATGCGGCTGGGCACCGCCCCCACCAGCAGGCCGAGCTGGTGGGTCAAGCGGGCCATGGACGTGCTGCTGGCCGCCGTGGCGCTGGTCGTGCTGTCCCCCGTGATCGGGCTGTGCGCGCTGGCCGTGCTGCTGGAGAGCGGCCGGCCGGTCGTCTTCCGCCAGGTCCGGGTCGGAATGGACGATCAGCCATTCGTGCTCTACAAGCTGCGCAGCGTGAGAATGAACGGCGAAGACGATTCCCAAGTCACCTGGTCGGTGGTCGGGGATCGCCGGGTCGGACCAGTGGGACGATTTTTGCGCAGCACGTCGCTGGACGAACTCCCCCAGTTGTGGAACATCCTCAAGGGCGACATGTCCATCGTCGGACCACGCCCGGAACGCCCCGGTTTCGTTCGGGAGTTCTCGGCCATCCACGAGCTATACTGGGCCCGGCACCGGGTTCCCACGGGGCTGACCGGACTCGCGCAGGTGCACGGCCTACGGGGTGACACCTCGATTGTCGACAGGTCCCGATACGACAACTACTACATAGCCAACTGGTCGTTGTGGCTGGACGTGAAAATCCTGTTGCAGACGGTGGGTGAGCTGTTGTGCCGAAGGAACCGCTGAACCGACGACGACCCCGCCGGGTCCTCGGTCTGCTGTGCGCCGCCGCGCTGCTGGTGCCGAGCGCGGCGTGCACGGTGGGCGCCGCCGCCGGCAACCCGCCGCACTTCCCGCTCGGCCCCCTGCCGAAGCCGCTCGCGCCGTGCGGCTGGTGGTACGGCATCGGCGAGCCGCCGAGCACCCGTGACATCACGTTCGCCGCGCAGCACTACGGCCTGGTGGTGCTCAACGCCACCGAGACGAAGTCGCTGCGCCGGCTCAAGCAGCTCAACCCGAAGGTGAAGGTGCTGGTCTACAAGGACTTCTCCAGCGCCCGCAACTACCCCGGGGCGGTCGTCGGCGACGTGGACGCGCCGTTCCTGCCGACCGGGATCGGCTACTTCAAGGCCGAGCGGGAGAACCCGCACTGGTTCGCGGTGGACACCAAGAACCACCGGATCGAGTGGAACTCCTACCCGAAGCACTGGCAGATGACCGTGTGGGACCCGGCTTACCAGAAGGCGTGGAGCGACGCCGTCACCGCCGAGGTGGTGCGCGAGGGCTGGGACGGCGTGCTGGCCGACAACGACTTCAGCTCCTTGAAGTACTACTCGTCGGCCGTGCTGAAGGGCACCGAGGACGCGGCCGAGTCCGACCGGGTGATCCGCGAGGGCATGGACACGTTCCTCACCACGGCCGGGGACGCCCTGCACAAGGCCGGGAAGATGCTGATCCCGAACGTGTCCGAGTCCCACCTGACCGCGGGACGGTGGACGGCGCACTCGCGCTACGACGGCGCGATGGAGGAGAACTTCGGCCTGCGCGACACCGGCACCGGCGAACTGCTCACGTTCAAGGGCAACGAGTGGAAGGAGCTCCGCTCGCAGGCCGCGCTGGGCGAGACGTGGCTCCTGCTGATCACCCACACCAAGGGGGCCCGCGAGGAACGCGTCGGCTACGCCACCGCCGCCCTGCTGGCCAGCCCGCACACGTGCTGGTCGGGCGCCACCACCAAGGACTACCGCAACCCCGACTGGTCCCGCTACCAGGAGTCGAACCTGGGTGAGGCCGTGGAAACGGCGAACCGCCTCCCCTCCGGCGTGTGGGACCGCCGCTTCACCGGCGGCTACGTCGCGGTGAACCCCACCGGCAAAGCCGCGAGGATCACCCCGCCACCGGGCCTGGTCAACCTGGAC
It contains:
- the wecB gene encoding non-hydrolyzing UDP-N-acetylglucosamine 2-epimerase, encoding MVCGTRPELIKLAPLIRVMGASATVVYTGQHYDTAMYHRIRQDIGRPGRFHELSVGGGTRGGQLGAAVAAVDELLARHPTRAVIVQGDTTSALAGALAANANDVPLVHVEAGLRSFDRAMPEEHNRVAIDHLADLCCAPTPLNHANLVAERVPEERIAVTGNTVVEALVTALPGRDEEAVVLAAHELERDGYVLATVHRPENVDDPVSLEAILRELNRLPLPVVLPLHPRTAKRVEAFGLTALLRPLKVVEPQAYPAFLALARCAAVVVSDSGGIQEEVSVLKRPVVVVRRSTERPEIEGTFGTLVPPGPRVRAEVLRWLDDVAGHRERLEHIPSPYGTGSPSARIAAALRRLVGGEPVHARQLSPERVVVPPPASRRPVAPVPHSSSSS
- a CDS encoding sugar transferase — translated: MSRWRHQRPREASGSDLLRRVNAVAVLLVAVDLTAVAAVAARYSPGARWTAVVAAALLGVRAACRLYRRRLWLSWFHDLPRSLAATAVAFALVTLAGLVGGAPPGTTLATQWAVLAFAALSEPARLVVFAFGRWCRRRFDRCDRTIVVGAGKVGVDLVGAMLAHPEFGLRPVGFVDPEPALDRAALPVGLVDEDLADAITRLGVGTVVLAFSHARESSVVDSAITAHRLGCTTLVVPRMFELYQDGPDIERLRSYPLMRLGTAPTSRPSWWVKRAMDVLLAAVALVVLSPVIGLCALAVLLESGRPVVFRQVRVGMDDQPFVLYKLRSVRMNGEDDSQVTWSVVGDRRVGPVGRFLRSTSLDELPQLWNILKGDMSIVGPRPERPGFVREFSAIHELYWARHRVPTGLTGLAQVHGLRGDTSIVDRSRYDNYYIANWSLWLDVKILLQTVGELLCRRNR
- a CDS encoding putative glycoside hydrolase family 15 protein translates to MPKEPLNRRRPRRVLGLLCAAALLVPSAACTVGAAAGNPPHFPLGPLPKPLAPCGWWYGIGEPPSTRDITFAAQHYGLVVLNATETKSLRRLKQLNPKVKVLVYKDFSSARNYPGAVVGDVDAPFLPTGIGYFKAERENPHWFAVDTKNHRIEWNSYPKHWQMTVWDPAYQKAWSDAVTAEVVREGWDGVLADNDFSSLKYYSSAVLKGTEDAAESDRVIREGMDTFLTTAGDALHKAGKMLIPNVSESHLTAGRWTAHSRYDGAMEENFGLRDTGTGELLTFKGNEWKELRSQAALGETWLLLITHTKGAREERVGYATAALLASPHTCWSGATTKDYRNPDWSRYQESNLGEAVETANRLPSGVWDRRFTGGYVAVNPTGKAARITPPPGLVNLDGGAAAPATVEIAAGDAIVLVTPTVATATTTTPTTPSTTPTTTAPVTTEPTTPTTEPVTTEPTTPPTTSEPTTPTTPTT
- a CDS encoding alpha/beta fold hydrolase, coding for MRVNDIDIAYDDEGDGVPVLLVHGHPFNRSMWRPQVERLRDRHRVVAPDLRGYGESTVVPGKTPLGVFADDLIGLLDRLGLDRVVLCGLSMGGQIAMELHRSHPARVRALVLADTFPEADTAAGRDLRNDLAARVLREGMGPYADEVLDKMISPANVVALPAVAEHVLGMMRGTSPEGAAAGWRGRAERPDYLDSLSRVAVPALVVVGEEDEYTPVAVAERMHAAIPGSTLAVIPGAGHLPNLERPAEFTDAVERFLATL
- a CDS encoding glycosyltransferase — encoded protein: MRTASEEAGPVLSDGPRTHARAHVVLPAYNEAASLPPLLTRLAEAALAGKLTAWVVDDGSSDGTADVVADGWPGLDVRLVSHPVNLGLGQAVQSGLRAVLAEAGDEDVVVVMDADDTHDPALIHRMEQEISAGADVVICSRFVDGGDDATAPPLRRLLSRGAAVLFRRVLRVDGVRDCTSGFRAYRVSLLARAERHWGERLIEERGFACMVELLLKLRHCRPVVTEVPLALRYDRKHGPSKIRLVRTIGQYLKLLVRDRLTPAPYRAL
- a CDS encoding FAD-dependent oxidoreductase is translated as MRPADGGHVVVVGGGICGLAAAHRLVRTGARVTLLEGSDQLGGLGTFFAWRDRWVERFYHCVMPTDDHLLDLLDELGLRDSVTWRPTRMGMVVDGRAFPFNTARDLLGFTPLGVLDRLRFGAVSVLLRRLGRGKDLDGTRTEDWLRGLYGDRVWELLLAPLFGAKFGARFGDVPALYLWQRLGREGAVSVRGYPEGGYRAVIDALRASIEAGGGVVRLGAPVRRMGVTDGRVRIVLDGGESVTADHVVSTLPLPSLRQLADEDLAARLPDVRLPYQGVVNALFFLRRPLSGHYWTPVVRSGTEFDGLIQMTPLAGVERYDGRHLVYAMRYTDRESALFQEDDAAIAARWTSQLLALHPSVCREDVEDVRVFKAPFVEPVYPLGYLAQRPPVVVAGTPLLLATTAHVYPDVTSWNSSAGLARRVAEKLAGAPQPVPG
- a CDS encoding lysyl oxidase family protein, whose translation is MMRRHLALITTAVLVAAGVGPSHAQGADQVLLPDLRQAPVGCGGGFSGNPSWCVDWDVCPVADPAAPNGECVQVGPIGAVRLRFTTSADNVGDGPLLIHGSRADAGQREMTARQAFQSAVDGSIPMAYDQAQHPVPATLYYEPAATHEHWHLLGFEHFQLRTPSGDTVVTDRKTGFCLGDRYETRDRLPNRPTADDSPQSRLAAALQVNRCGHHSPGALSVVQGISVGHGDDYLHTVDFQWLDITAVPSGVYDVVNVVNGDRTLVEKSYANNASAMAVSIRWPGNATAPPATITIPPQVRLLRNCPGAERCAALRR
- a CDS encoding serine/threonine-protein kinase, with amino-acid sequence MSLATEDRVLEGRYQLTGKLGVGGTAEVHRGWDLLLRRFVAVKVFHGDEVDGRRFDNEVRTLAGLSHPGLLSVYDVGSCDGTSYVVMQLVEGTTLRDRLFDGTFTPVQARALGHQVADTLAHVHEQRVVHRDVKPSNVLLDGSDTAYLADFGLAHPLGSTRVTKTREVVGTAAYLAPEQVRGEEVGPPADVYSLGLLLLECLTGYREYPGNRVDAAIARLHRPPRVPQEVPAGLGRLIALMTSQSPSRRPSAARVADELRPAPAALPRDRLLCGVRTPSRPAA